A stretch of the Muntiacus reevesi chromosome 8, mMunRee1.1, whole genome shotgun sequence genome encodes the following:
- the B3GNT5 gene encoding lactosylceramide 1,3-N-acetyl-beta-D-glucosaminyltransferase isoform X1, whose product MDVRMFVSGRRVKKWQFIQLFATCFVLSLMFFWISIDNHIVSHMKSYSYRYLINSYNFVNDSLSLKRREEGVSRYQYLINHEDKCQAQDVLLLLFVKTAPENYNRRSAIRNTWGNEKYVCSQLNANIKTLFVLGTPSDPLTRERLQRRLVWEDQMYKDIIQQDFADSFYNLTLKFLLQFSWANRFCPHAKFLMTADDDIFIHMPNLIEYLQSLEQIGVQDFWIGRVHRGAPPVRDKRSKYYVSYEMYQWPAYPDYTAGAAYVISGDVAAKVYEASQTLNSSLYIDDVFMGLCANKIGIVPQYHVFFSGEGKTPYHPCIYEKMMTSHGHVEDLQDLWRDATDPKVKTISKGFFGQMYCRIIKVVLLCKLTYVDTYPCRAAFA is encoded by the coding sequence ATGGACGTCAGAATGTTTGTTAGTGGCAGGAGAGTAAAAAAATGGCAGTTTATTCAGTTATTTGCCACTTGTTTTGTACTAAGCCTGATGTTCTTCTGGATATCGATCGATAATCACATCGTGAGCCATATGAAGTCCTACTCTTACAGATACCTCATAAATAGCTACAATTTTGTGAATGACAGCCTGTCTCTTAAGCGCAGAGAGGAGGGGGTTTCTCGTTACCAGTACTTGATTAACCATGAGGATAAGTGTCAAGCACAAGATGTCCTACTCTTACTGTTTGTAAAGACTGCGCCTGAAAATTACAATCGCCGTTCTGCCATTAGGAATACATGGGGCAATGAGAAGTATGTTTGCTCTCAACTTAATGCCAACATCAAAACTCTGTTTGTCTTAGGAACTCCTTCTGACCCACTGACAAGAGAAAGACTTCAGAGAagactggtttgggaagatcagaTGTACAAGGATATAATTCAGCAAGACTTTGCTGATTCTTTCTATAATCTTACTCTTAAATTTCTTCTCCAGTTTAGTTGGGCAAATCGCTTTTGTCCACATGCCAAATTCCTCATGACTGCTGATGATGACATATTTATTCATATGCCAAATCTTATTGAATACCTTCAAAGTTTAGAACAAATTGGTGTTCAAGACTTTTGGATTGGTCGTGTTCACCGTGGTGCCCCTCCCGTTAGAGACAAACGCAGCAAATACTATGTTTCTTATGAAATGTACCAGTGGCCAGCTTACCCTGACTATACCGCTGGAGCCGCCTACGTGATCTCTGGTGATGTGGCTGCCAAAGTCTATGAGGCATCACAGACACTTAACTCTAGCCTTTACATAGACGATGTGTTCATGGGCCTCTGTGCCAATAAAATAGGGATCGTACCACAATACCATGTGTTTTTTTCCGGGGAAGGTAAAACTCCTTATCATCCTTGCATCTATGAAAAAATGATGACATCTCATGGGCATGTAGAAGACCTTCAGGACCTCTGGAGGGATGCCACAGAcccaaaagtaaaaacaatttcaaaaggtttctttggtcagATGTACTGCAGAATAATTAAGGTAGTCCTCCTTTGCAAACTGACCTACGTGGATACATATCCCTGTCGGGCTGCCTTTGCCTAA
- the B3GNT5 gene encoding lactosylceramide 1,3-N-acetyl-beta-D-glucosaminyltransferase isoform X2, with the protein MGKVPARSAGINRSFSSDLFFVRGDGFPWSAARAPGRPGLRPAPARPGRLAAPPSRSGSRAAGKESVLLPLDQARSPGPRGEESRSQGGSRTSDWNDLWGRGGEAVADPGLGAGSRPWSGARAAGRREAGAALSAAGQGCPPPESAVGREARSLPGRLCSFGPAGGRLATATLGRAAVQMQQKSFNRATKICHKHGGKD; encoded by the coding sequence ATGGGGAAAGTTCCAGCCCGCTCGGCGGGGATAAATCGCAGCTTCTCATCTGATTTGTTCTTTGTGAGAGGAGACGGGTTCCCTTGGTCCGCAGCGAGGGCTCCCGGCCGGCCTGGcctccgccccgcccctgcccggcCGGGCCGCCTCGCCGCGCCTCCCAGCCGGAGCGGCTCCCGGGCTGCGGGAAAGGAGTCTGTTCTGCTTCCTCTGGACCAGGCGAGGTCGCCAGGGCCGAGAGGGGAGGAGAGTCGCTCGCAGGGCGGCTCCAGGACTTCAGATTGGAATGATCTCTGGGGCCGGGGAGGCGAGGCTGTAGCTGACCCCGGGCTCGGCGCCGGCTCGCGGCCCTGGTCCGGAGCGCGCGCAGCCGGGCGTCGGGAAGCTGGGGCCGCCCTATCCGCCGCGGGGCAGGGCTGCCCGCCGCCCGAGAGTGCGGTGGGGAGAGAGGCACGTTCCCTCCCCGGGCGCCTTTGTTCATTCGGGCCTGCGGGCGGGCGTTTGGCGACCGCGACCCTGGGCCGAGCCGCCGTCCAGATGCAGCAG